The following proteins are encoded in a genomic region of Leptospira fainei serovar Hurstbridge str. BUT 6:
- a CDS encoding 4Fe-4S dicluster domain-containing protein encodes MNRKDFFRKSFSKAIAAVEESADEIADAWKHVIQEQKTKEKSPADSPPSLNKKGLTPKQEKIALPQTRLPKRKKFKAFRNLQYPPGVDKTAKRFLSKCTGCGDCIYACPYSVLFPVMDDARGKHLPRMDVNLNACMLCKDYPCIAACETGALLPYKKKEDPKFGKANGWFQHCINARTGEKTCDACALSCPIPNVVKFKSNKPTFSSDCVGCGQCVSACPTFPKAIIIK; translated from the coding sequence ATGAACCGTAAGGACTTCTTCCGCAAAAGCTTTTCTAAGGCGATTGCTGCGGTAGAAGAAAGCGCCGACGAAATTGCGGATGCCTGGAAACACGTTATCCAGGAACAAAAAACGAAAGAAAAATCTCCCGCCGATTCACCGCCTTCTCTTAACAAAAAAGGTTTAACGCCTAAGCAGGAAAAAATCGCTCTTCCTCAAACTAGGTTACCGAAACGAAAGAAGTTTAAAGCCTTCCGAAATTTACAGTATCCTCCGGGTGTGGACAAAACGGCTAAGCGCTTCTTATCCAAATGCACAGGTTGCGGAGATTGCATTTACGCTTGCCCGTACTCCGTTTTATTTCCGGTAATGGACGATGCCCGCGGCAAGCATCTGCCTAGAATGGATGTGAATTTAAATGCGTGTATGCTTTGCAAAGATTATCCTTGCATTGCTGCTTGCGAAACCGGCGCATTACTACCCTACAAAAAAAAAGAAGATCCTAAATTCGGAAAAGCGAATGGTTGGTTTCAACACTGCATCAATGCAAGGACGGGGGAGAAAACTTGCGACGCGTGCGCGTTATCATGTCCGATTCCGAACGTGGTCAAGTTTAAGTCGAATAAGCCGACCTTCTCATCGGATTGCGTAGGCTGCGGACAATGCGTATCCGCTTGCCCCACATTTCCTAAAGCAATCATCATTAAGTGA
- a CDS encoding SpoIID/LytB domain-containing protein, translated as MLRIAFSISILCFSSVFATNPPTRLRIGVLGKSSPTSVRIAVKNARIDIDQKRSGPINADLLVKAEAEKITVVIGNEKYKTDFLGISGGSYEIFLSNDPNKRKYEGDFEIFAKSGALNFILTLPTETYVRTVLESEFGELIHTKQKRSVSPDWKTEYTRVAETVIRSYAVANLGRHRREAFDLCDLTHCLHFSGSAQSTNLNRSKERLLLKIAVDKPLEAFFHSTCGGNLTHPSVLWKDFPKRNHFYRSGPDRWRGSEDLCRNSPHFRWETVIQRADLAKLLDSKDLQSVEIVPMESRISELSYIDNHGNHKIEVSEFLSRAGKRFGWNRIKSNSFIIDSSPNGFLFRGKGLGHGLGLCQYGAREMAMKGATSQEILNFYYPGTQLEILQ; from the coding sequence ATGCTTCGAATCGCTTTTTCGATCTCGATTTTATGTTTTAGTTCGGTCTTTGCGACGAATCCCCCAACCAGACTTCGAATCGGAGTTCTCGGTAAAAGTTCCCCGACAAGCGTTCGCATCGCCGTAAAAAACGCCCGAATAGACATCGATCAAAAAAGATCGGGACCTATAAATGCCGATTTGCTAGTAAAAGCGGAAGCCGAAAAAATAACCGTCGTAATCGGTAATGAAAAGTATAAAACTGATTTTCTAGGAATATCGGGAGGAAGCTATGAAATCTTTCTATCGAACGATCCAAATAAAAGAAAGTACGAAGGCGACTTTGAAATATTCGCAAAATCCGGTGCTTTAAATTTTATTCTTACTCTTCCGACGGAAACATATGTTCGAACGGTTTTGGAATCCGAATTCGGGGAATTAATTCACACGAAGCAAAAACGTTCCGTTTCTCCCGACTGGAAAACCGAATATACTCGAGTCGCTGAAACCGTGATTCGCTCCTATGCCGTAGCGAATTTAGGAAGACATAGGCGAGAGGCCTTCGATCTTTGCGACCTTACGCACTGTTTACATTTTTCAGGATCCGCGCAATCCACTAATTTAAATCGCTCCAAGGAGCGATTACTTTTGAAGATTGCAGTTGATAAACCGCTAGAAGCTTTTTTCCATTCGACCTGCGGAGGTAATCTCACACATCCTTCAGTCCTTTGGAAAGATTTCCCGAAGAGGAATCACTTTTATAGGTCGGGTCCTGATCGTTGGAGAGGATCGGAGGATCTATGCAGGAACTCCCCGCATTTTCGTTGGGAAACCGTCATTCAACGAGCCGACTTAGCGAAATTGCTCGATAGTAAGGACTTGCAATCGGTGGAAATAGTCCCGATGGAAAGTAGAATTTCAGAACTAAGTTATATAGACAATCATGGAAATCATAAAATCGAAGTTTCCGAATTCTTATCCCGTGCAGGGAAACGTTTTGGATGGAATCGTATTAAGAGTAATTCGTTTATCATCGATTCAAGTCCGAACGGGTTTTTATTTCGTGGGAAAGGGTTGGGTCACGGTCTCGGACTCTGTCAATACGGAGCGAGAGAAATGGCTATGAAAGGGGCTACGTCTCAAGAGATATTAAATTTTTATTATCCAGGGACGCAGTTGGAGATCCTCCAGTGA